The DNA segment TGGTGACGTACTCGATGAGCAGCTCTCCGACGCGCGCGTTGTCGCTCATCCCGCCGAACGCGTGGCTTCCCGGCCCGTAGGCAAGGAGCGGCACCATGGACGCCGTGTGGTCGTCGCACGCGAAGTGCGGGGCCGTGATGGCGCGCCGTTCGAGCGAGCCGTCAAGAAGCGCGTAGCCTCCGGTCTCGTGGTCCGACGTGACGACGACGAGCGTCCGCCCGTCGCGCTCGGCGAAGTCCATCACCACGCCCACGGCGGCGTCGAAGTCGAGCATCTCGTCCACGATCCAGTCGTGGTCGTTCTCGTGCCCGCCCCAGTCGATCTGAGAGCCCTCGACCATCAGGAAGAACCCGTCGTCGTCGCGCGAGAGGACCTCAAGGGCCTTCCAGGTCAGCTCGCGCAGGTCGGGGTCGCGCTCGCGGGCGCGGCCCGGGTGGTCCGGCGCGAAGAAGGCGGCCGCGCGCTCCGTGTCGCCCAGCGCCCTGAACTCGGCCGGCGCCAGCGCGACGGGCATCCGCTCGCGTATCGCGCTCAGAAGGTCGAGCCCGTCGTGGCGCCCGCCGCCCTCCGCGGCCGGCAGAAAGTGCGACCAGCCGCCGCCGAAGAGCACCTCTACGTCGCTCGCGGCGATCTGCTGCGCAATCTCGAGGTTGTCCTCGCGGCCCGCGACGTGCGCCACGAACGCGGCCGGCGTCGCGTGCGTGATCGAGCACGTGACGACGAGCCCCGTGGCCATACCGCGGTCCTCGGCGTGATCGAGGACAGTCCTGAGCGCGACACCCACAGGCGACATCGCCACAGTGCCGTTCACGGTCTTGTGCCCCGTCGCGAGGGCCGTGCCGCTCGCGGCGGAGTCGGTCACGAGCGCGCTCGCCGACCAGGTGGACACGATCCCCCCGACCGGCAGCCGCTCCATCTCGAGCCGCCCCGCCGCCACCTTCGCCGAGGTGACGTGGGCCGTTCCCATGCCGTCCCCGATCATGAGGACCACGTTGCGGGGCCCGGCGACGGGGGAGGGTGCGGGACGCACGGGAGCGTGCGCGCAGCCTGCGGCGATCAGGACAAGGAGTAGGATGAACGCCTTCGCTGTCGCCCCCGTGACGCTTCTTGACATCGTCGGCCCTCCGAGGAACGAACGGTTTCGGCGCCGCCTCGCGGCCCGAGCGCCCGCCCGGGCCGTCATGGTGCGCCGCTCGAACAAGAGCGTAGCACGCGGCCGCCGGAAGTCAAACGAGGCGGCGGGACCGGTCTATCAGGCTCTGGTCTCGGGCCGCGCGACCGGCTACAATGGAGACATCCCGTTGCGGCGCGTGCTGCCCGGAACCGCAGCGGACACCGCCCGGAGGTGACGCGATGCCCCCCTCGATGAGCAGCAACCCCGCCCGCACGACGGCGGAGCAGCTGCCGACCGGCTTCGAGTCGGCCGGAGGACTCGACGACTCGACGCTCGAGGTCTGCCAGCTTCGCTGGCTCGACGACGCGCTCTCGCCGATCAGCCGCGTTGAATCGTGGTACCTTCTCGCGCACGGGAAGGCGCTGGGGCTCCGCCGCCGCGTCATGGCGCTTCTCTCGCGGCTTCTGAGCATCCCGGCCGAGCCCTATGGCGGCTGGCTCCGGTGGACGGACGCCGGTGGCGGGGCGTCGGCCGCCGCCGCTCCCCGGCACTGGTGCTGCGGCCTACAGGCCGGCGACCTCGTCGAGGTTCGATCGCTCGATGAGATCACGGCGACGCTCGACGAGCACGGCAAGCACGGCGGACTCAAGTTCCTCCGCCCGATGGAGCAATACTGCGGGCGACGCTTCCGCGTGCTCAAGCCCGTGCGGCGGATCCTCGACGAGCACGACCACGTGATGCGGACCATCAAGGACACCGTCGTCCTCGAAGGCGGCATCTGCCACGGCCAGGGCATCCGCGGCAGGGACGGCTGCGACCGGAGCTGCTTCTTCTACTGGAAGGTGGCGTGGGTGAAGAAGGTCGAGCGGAGCGACAGCGACCGTGCATGACCCCGCAGTATATGCCCGCCGCCGATGAACCGTGACCCCGCGTGCGACGGACGCTTCCCCGGCGGCGCCCCGTCGCGCAATCACGTCCTCTCCGACGCCGACATCGGCGGCCTCCTGTGGCGGCTCTCGATCCCCGCGACGGTCGGCATGGCCGCCATGGCAGCGTACAACGTCGTCGACACCATCTTCATCGGCCGCGGCGTCGGGACGCTCGGCATCGCGGGGCTCGCCGTCTGCTTCCCCGTTCAGCTCATCGTCCTGGCCCTCGGACACCTCATCGGGATGGGGGCGGCCTCGATCATCTCCCGCGCGCTCGGCGCGGGCGATCGCGAGCGCGTGGCGCGCACGGCGGGGAACGCGCTCACGCTCATCCTCATCGCCGCCGCGTGCATCATGGCGCTCGGGTTCGGGTTCCTCGATCGGCTTCTGAGGGTGTTCGGCGCCACCGAGGCGATCCTCCCGTACGCGCGGGCGTACATGGCGACCGTGCTCTGGGGCACGGGCTTCTCGTGCTACTCGATGGCCCAGGGGAACATCATCCGCGCCGAGGGGCAGGCGATGGTGGCCATGACTCGCATGCTCATCGGCGCGGGCGTGAACGTCATTCTCGACCCGATCTTCATCTTCGCCCTCGGCATGGGCATCCGCGGCGCCGCGATCGCGACCGTCATCGCGCAGGCGTGCTCCACCGTGTTCATCGCCGCGTACTTCGCGAGCGGCCGGAGCAGCCTCTCCATGCGCCTGAGGGACATGAGGCTCGCGCCGGCGATCGTCCGCGAGACGCTCGCGGTCGGCGCGGCCTCGTTCGGCCGGATGGTCGCTGGCAGCGTCGTCATGATCATCCTCAACAGGAGCCTCGGGCGCCACGGCGGGGACCTCGCGATCGCCGCGTACGGCGTCATCCACCGCATCCTGCAGTTCTCGTTCATGCCGCTCATGGGATTCGCGCAGGCGCTCCAGCCGGTGGCGGGGTTCAACTACGGCGCGAAGCGCTACCTCACCGCGAGACACGCGATGCGCATCTCGTCGGTGCGCTCCACGCTGTTCGCCGCGGGCGCGTTCGCGGCGTTCATGCTCGCCGCGCGGCCGATGATCGGTCTCTTCTCGCGGGACGACGAGCTCATCCGGATGGCGGTCCCGGCCCTCCGCATCGTTGCGGCGGCGTTCCCGATGCTCGGGGTCCAGATGATGGGGGCCGCGCTGTTCCAGGCGTTCGGACGCGCTCGGCCCGCGGTCTTCCTCACGCTCTCGCGGCAGGTGGTCTTCTTCATACCGCTCGTGCTCTTGCTTCCCCTCTCGATGGGCCTTTGGGGCATCTTCCTCGCGTTTCCCGCGGCCGACGTCCTCGGGACCGTCGTGACCGTCGCCATGCTCGTCCGCGAGTCACGGAGACTCGAGCGGATGCACCTGTCGTTCGAGGCGGCGTCGTAGGGCGCGCCACGAGCGCCTTGCACTGGCGCGGAGTCGGTGCGATACTCCCCGCCATCCGAGCCCGAACCGGACCCACTCCGCAGGCAGGCCCATGGACCTCGCGCGGCACATCAGCCCGGACCAGATCCTCGTCGGCATCGAGGTCAACGACAAGTGGGAGCTCCTCGACCGCATGATCGCGGCGGTCGGGCGGAGCCCCATCGTCGCCTCGCAGCCCGACCAGGTGAAGAGCCGGATCGGCCCGCTCATCCTCGCGCGGGAGCGTGAGCACCCGTCGGGCATCGCCAACGGGCTTGCGTATCCCCACGCGCGCGTCCCCGGCTTCCGCGGGTTCGTCGCGGCGCTCGCCGTCCTCAGTCGCGAGATCGAGTACGAGACCCTCGACAGCACGGCCGTCAGGCTCGTGTTCATGGCCGTGACCCCGCTCGAGACGCCGATGGTCGGCATGCAGACGATGTCGCTCTTCGCCGGCCTCATGTCGCAGGCCGACGCGCGGGAGTTCCTGCTCACGCAGACCGACCCGGCCAAGGTCTACGAGTTCCTCGTCGAGCAGGCGCCGGCGTTCGAGCTCGTCGTCACGGCGCGGCAGCTCATGCGGCCCCTGACGGTGAAGGTCGCCCCGGACACGCCCATCCGCGTCGTGTCGCAGCTCATGTGCCAGTACGGCACCGACGCCGTGCCCGTGCTCGACGTGGACGACCGGATCGTGGGAGAGGTGACGAGCGACATCCTCTTCAAGAAGGGCCTGCCGGACTTCTTCTCGCAGCTCACGAACGTGGCCTTCATGCGCCACTTCGATCCGTTCGAGGCCTACTTCGAGAACGAGGCGAAGGCGAAGGCGGGCGACGCGATGTCGGCCGACTTCGCGGCGCTCCCAGAGGACGCGACGCTCATGGAGGTCGTGTACCTCTTCTCCGTGCGGAAGTACCCGAAGATCTACGTCGAGCGGGACCGCAGGGTCGTGGGCGTGATCGACCGCGCCGTGGTCGTGGACAGGATCCTCAACGTCTAGGAGACGTGGATGGGGCCGGCAGGAGACGCAGCCCGCCAGCTCGCGGCGAGGATGGCAGTGCCTCCCACGGCGGGGATGTGGTTCCCCATCGTCGTCTTCGGCGTCGTGTACGCGCTCATCGCGTCGGAGAAGGTGGACAAGACCGTCGCGGCATGTCTCGGCGCGGCGCTCGTCATCATGCTGGGCGGCATCTCGTACCACGACGCGCTCACGTACATCGACCTCAACGTCGTCTTCCTGCTCGTCGGCATGATGATGATCGTCGGCGTCCTCGCCGAGACCGGCTTCTTCGAGTGGATGGCGGTGCTCGTGGCGCGGAAGACGAGGGGAGACGGCGCGGCGGTCCTCGTGCTGTTCCTCGTGCTGACCGCCGTCATCTCGGCGTTCCTCGACAACGTCACGACGGTCGTGCTCATCGCGCCCGTCACCATTCTCGTGTGCCAGGTCCTCGAGCTCCCCGTGATCCCGTTCCTTGTCCTCGAGGCCGTGTTCTCGAACATCGGAGGCACGGCGACGCTCATCGGGGACCCGCCGAACATCATGATCGCCTCCGAGACCGGACTCTCGTTCAACGAGTTCATCGCGCACCTCGGGCCCGCGGTCGTCGTCATCATGGCCGCGAGCGTGATCGCCGTGCTCGCGAAGTACCGCAGGCAGCTCGTTGTGCGCGAGTCGCTGCGGAAGCGCATCGAGAAGGCCGACCCCGCCGCGGCCATCACGGACCACAGACGGCTGCGCCGCGGCCTCGCGGTGTTCGGTCTCGTGCTCCTCGGCTTCTTCCTCGGGCGGTCGGCGGGCATTGAGCCGGGCATCGTCGCGCTGGCGGGCGGGATGCTCACGGCGCTGGCGTGCGGAAGCGACATCCGTCGCGTGATGGGGAAGGTGGAGTGGAACACGATCCTCTTCCTCGTCGGGCTCTTCATGCTCGTGGGGGCGATGCAGGAGCGGGGGGCGTTCGTCTGGCTCGGCCGCGAGCTCGTCATCCTCACGCGCGGCAATCTGCTTGCGACGACGCTCGTGATCCTGTGGGGCAGCGCGCTCGCGTGCTCCGTCGTGAACGCGATCCCGCTCACGATGGCAACGATCCCGCTCATCCGGTCGATCGTGCCGCTCTTCGCCGCGCAGCTTGGCATCGCGGGCGACGCCGCGGCGGTCCACGTGCAGGTCACCTACCCGCTCTTCTGGGCGCTGTCCCTCGGCGCGTGCCTCGGCGGGAACGGGACGCTCGTCGGCGCGGCGGCGAACGTCGTCATCGCGCAGACGGGCAGGCGGAACGGCTACGACATCACCTTCGGGCGCTTCGCGCGCATCAGCTTCCCGCTCATGCTCCTCAGCGTCGTCATCGCTGCCGCGTACCTCTGCCTGAGGTACTTCCTCCTCTAACCGGCCCCGCGGCCGGGGGGCTTGGTCCATGGCCTTCGCACTCGTGGGAACCGTCAACGGGACGCGCGTGAGCCTGGAGCTCCGCGATGGAGACCAGGTCGTCGGCCGCGCTCCCGAGTCGGACATCCGCCTCGAACACCGATCCGTGTCGCGTCGGCACGCGCTCGTATCGGTTGCCGGCGGGCGCGTGACGGTGACGGACCTCGGGAGCCGGAACGGCACGCGCGTGGACGGCGCTCGCATCGCCGCGCCGACGCCGGCGCGGGCGGGCAGCCGGATCGCCTTCGCGGACGTGTCATTGACGCTCCGCGCGCCCGGGCCTCCCGAGAGCACGGAGTACTGCCTGAGCGCGTCGGCCGTCGTGACGTCGGCCGTCCCGGTCTCGGCTCTCGCGGGGCCCACGGGCGAGCGTGGCGCGGGCCGCGACCTCTTCCGCGTCCTCGCCGACGCCGGTCAGTTCCTCGTGAGCGAGCGCCCGCTTGAGGGGATCTACGAGGACGTCCTCGGGCTCGTCGAGCGCGCGATCGCGTGTGACCGCATCGTCCTTCTCTCCCTGGAGGGCGAGGCGAGGACGCCGACGGTGCGCGCGTCGCGACTTCCGTCCGGGCGCGGCCGGGGCGACGAACTCGTGCTCAGCACCACGATGGTGCGTCAGGTGCTCGAGGACGGCGTCTCGCTTCTCACGAGCGACGCGCAGGCGGACCCGCGCTTCGGCGGGCACGACAGCGTCGTGCGGCAGGGCATCCGCGCGGCGATGGCCGCGCCGCTCTTCGACAACCACGAGATCATCGGCCTCCTGTACGCGGACACGACCGACCCCTCGTCGCGATACGGGGAGGACGAGCTCCGCGCCTTCACCGTGCTCGCGAACCTCATCGCCGTGAAGATCACGCAGGCGAGGCTGACCGAAGCGGAGGAGGAGAGGAAACGGTTCGAGCGCGAGCTCGGGACGGCGCGCGAGATCCTGGGGCACATCCTGCCCGAGACCGTCGAGGGCGTCGACCACTACGAGATCAGCGTCTCCTACACGCCGTGCGCCGAGGTGGGCGGCGACCTTTACGACGTGAGGCACCTGGAGGACGGGCGCTCGGTGATCATGGCGGGCGACGTGGCAGGGAAGGGACTCGGGGCCGCCATTCTGGTCTCGAGCATCGTCCCGGTGGCCGAGGTGCTGCTTGGGGGCGAGCGCGACCTCGTGAGCGCCGTGTCCGCGCTCAACCGGCAGGTCTGCGCGTCCACGGACGCCGTGCGCTACGCGACGCTGTTCGTCGCCGCGCTCGACCGCGCGAGCGGCCGGCTGGACTACGTGAACGCGGGGCACAACGCGCCGATCCTCGTGACCGCCGCGGGCGCGATGCGCGAGATCGCGGCGACCGGCATGCCGATCGGGATGCTCGAAGACGCTCCGTATGCCGCCGCGTCCCTCGTGCTCGAGCCGGGATCGTCGCTCGTCGTGTTCAGCGACGGCGTCACCGAGGCCGTGGGCAGGGACGGGGAGTTCTACGGAGAAGAGCGGCTGCGCCGGGCGCTGGGTCGGGCGGTGGCGGCGGGCGGCGAAGGAGAGGCGCCTTCCGCCTCGGACCTCGTGTCGCTGGTCATGGATGACCTGGGAGCGTTCACCGCGGGAGCGCCACAATCCGATGACATCCTCCTGCTTGTGGTGAAGCGAACCCCGAATCCCGTGTGACTGCCAGCCGCAGCGGTCGGGTCCAGGACGCAGACTCGACCCCCGCCGGATTGAGGCGCCGCTCACTGATACTGAGACGAAATCATTGACGAATGTCAGTGACTATGGTATAGTTCTGCCATCAAACCGGCATGATGCCGTGCGCTTGAGTGGCTTGAGAGAGGGGGCACCAGTGGAGAACCGCTACGGCATGACAGTGGTCGCAGCAGCTGTTGCGGCGGTCATCGCGCTTTCGTGCGCTCCGACCGCTGCCGCGACGGATGTGTATGTCGCCGACGGCGCCGCGTGCAGCATCGCCGCGTACACCGACACGGTCCCGGCGTTCCTCTCGACGCAAGAGCTCTGCTTCGTTGAAGGCATGGCCATCGACCGACAAGGGAAGCTCCTCGTCGCGGCATATCAGCTGGGCGTCGCACGCGTCGATCCGGCAACGTCGGAGATCACCGTGCTCGATCCGTATGCGTACCAGCCTGGCGACGTCTACCCCGACTGCCTCTCCGACGACGTCTACTTCGTCACGTACTCCTATCCGGCGCTCTACGTCCTGCCGGGCGGAACAGGGCCAGGCCAGTACTGCATGTCGTTCGACAGAACGCCCGTGGACATCCAGGTCTATCCGTCCGGTGACAGGGCCGGGCACCTGCTCGTGCTCTTCGAGAGCGAGGAGATGGAGCCCGCGTACCTCGCGGAGTTCCGGCGCACGGGGCCGACGAGCTTCGAGGTGCTGCCGCCCGCTCTTGAAGAGGCCACGGAGTACGCCAGGGGCTTCGCGATCCGCCCCGACGGCCGGATCGTGCTCCTCGACCAAGAGACGGGCATGTACGACGTCGGCCCCGGGGGTCAGCTCACGCACTTCGGGCCGTCCGCCGGGCTCTGGGGCAGCGACATCGACATCGGGGCCGATGGGACCATCTACGTCGTGGACGGGGAGGTGTCCCTGACGCACCGGTTCGACCCCGACGGCCACTGGATCCTCCCCAGCCTCAACACCGTCGTCGATCAACCGCGCGCCGTCGCTGCGGTGGGACTCACGCCGTCGCCGCCGGGCGAGGGCGTTCCTGTGATCCCGGTCGAGGGCGTCGAGCTCCTGTTCGAGAGCGTCGCGGAGGGTGGGTTCACCTGGGCGACGACGACCACGACGACGAGCCGCACGAGCCCGGGCGGGAACACGCTGCCCGAGTACGCGGCTGCGCCCGCCGGCAGGGACGGCTTCACGTACGTGTCGCTCGCGACAACGGCGACCTACGAGAACCTCATCCAGGTGGACGTTCTGCTCCCGGGCAGCCGTCTCTTCTTCGCGCACGGGATGGGGGAGGTGTTCCAGGACGTGACGGTCGAAGGGACGATCGAGGACGCGCGCGGCGTGATCTCGCGCTTCTCCGAGGTGGTCGCGGTGGACGACTCCCGCCCCCTGGGCGCCGTCGTTGACGACAAGTTCGCGCGGCTCCACGACATCCTGAGTCCCGACATCGCCGCGCGGCGCTCCGCCGTCGAGTCGGCCAAGCGGTCGCTGCGCGCGCGCGCCCTCACGGCGGAGCGGTTCTACCGCACGGGCGCCACGGCGGCGGCGATCAACGAGCTTGGGCAGCTCAACGACGCGACGCGCGCGTTCGCGGGGTCCGCCATTCCGAACTCGTCCGCGAGCCCCGGCGGCAACCTCGCCGGCGAGATCCTGTCGCGGTCGAAGACGCTCATGTTCAGCCTGTCGGCTCTGCGAGGTTCCTTCGACGAGCTCGCCCCCGGGCGCGTCGCGTCGTCGCTCTCGCTCGCGTGCGGGAACCCCGCGCGCGGCGAGTGCCGGATGACGCTCGCCGGCCCCGCCGGGTCGCGCGCGGTCGTGACGCTCCACACCGTATCCGGGAGGTTCGTGAGGACGCTGTACGACGGCGTGCTCTCCGGTGGGGTTGAGTCGCTGGTCTGGGACGGCGCCGACGCGGATGGATGGCCCGCGGCCTCGGGCGTGTACTTCGCGCGCGTCGAGTCCGGTGGCGATGCCGAGAGCGCCAAGGTCGTGTTCGTTCGCTAGGACATCGGAAGAGGTGCACATGCGGCCACGTCACGCGGTCCTTCTTGCCGCGCTGCTCGTCGGGCTCGCGCCCACAGCAGCGCACGGGATCCTGAAGCTCTACGCGGCCGACGCCGAGAGCGCGCGGATCTGGGGGTTCGCCGGCATCGAGCCCTTCGTGATCACCCGTGCCGGTTCGTTCGGCGGCGTCCAGGACATGGCGATCGCCTCGGACGGGCGCATCCTCGTCGCGAGCGCCGCGGGGCGGATCTCTGCGGTCAGCCTCGGGACCGGCGGCGTCGAGGACCTGGTCACCGGGGTAGCTCCTCTCGAGCTCTACCCGGACGGTGAGTCCACGGACATCTACTTCGTGAAGGATGACTCCGTCTCGCTCTGGGTTCTGCCGGGAGGCGGGGGGACCGCCGAGAGCTGCATGACGTTCCGCGGCCCGGTGCTGGACCTCCTCGTCGCGCCGATGGGGCCGAGGAAAGGGCACGTCATCGCGCTGATCGGTGCCCGCGGGGACACGCTCCCGTACATCGCGGAGTACGAACGCACGGGTCCGACGACCTTCACCGAGCTCGATCCGATCGTTGAGGAGGCGACCGCGAACGCGATCGACCTTGCCCTCCGGCCGAACGGCGCGCTCGTGCTCCTGGACCGCGCGTTCGGCCTTCACAACGTCGGCCCTGACGGCGGGCTTCAGCAGTTCGGACCCGGGCACATCGGCGCGGGCTCGGACGACGTGGACATCGGCTCGGACGGCACCATCTACGTCGCGAGCGCCTCGATGTGCAGGATCCACCGGCTCAACCCCATGGGGCAGATCATCAATCCGGCGCTCACGATGCCGAACGCGTGCCCGAGCGCCCTCGTCGCGCTAGGGTTCACCCCGACGCCGCCCGGCGCGGGCGTCCAGGTGAACCCGGCCGAGCACGTCGAGCTTCGTCTCGAGAGCGTCGCGGAGGGCGGCTACTCGTCGGCCGTGCTGACGGAGTCCGCGAGCAGGACCAGTCCGCAGGGGAACACGCTTCCGTTCTACGCGGCGCTCCCCGACGGAGAGACGGTGTTCACCTACGTCGGGCTCTCGTCCACCGCGACGCATGAGAACCTCATCCAGGCGGACGCCCTGATGCCGGGGACCCGGCTGTTCGCGTGCGCGTCGTCGGGCTCTTCGAGGGGCATGTTCAGGGACGTGACAGTCGAGGGGAGCATCGAGGACGCCCGCGGCGTCATCTCTCGGTTCGACGAGTTCGTGCTCGTCGTGGACAACCGGCCGGCGGGCGACGTCGCAGACAACAAGTTCGGGATGCTCGATGAGATCCTCGTTCCAGGCGCCGATGATCCTCAGGAGCTGCAGGCGGCGAAGGCGGAACTTGAGGTCTACGCCGACCAGGCGTTCGCGTACTACGGCTCGTACCTCTACGCGTGGGCCATCGACGAGCTCTCCGCCATGAACGCCGTCATCCGCGGCTATGCTGGAAGCGTCATCCCCAACTCGCCGGCCCATCCCTTGGGCAACCTCGCGGGTGAGATGCTCTCGCGCTCGAAGACGCTCATGTTCACGCTCGGTCTCCTGACGCCGCCCACCGACGTGCCCGGCGTGCCCGTCGCCGGCGAGGCCGCGTACTCGCTCTCGTACGCGAGCCCCTCGCGGGACGAGTGCAGGTTGGAGCTGGCCGGTCCGGCGGCCGGGCGCGTGACCGTGACGGTCTGCACGACGGCGGGTCGCGTCGTGAGGACGCTCTACGACGGGCCGTTCGCGGGCGGGCGCGCGACGATCGTGTGGGACGGCACGGACGACGCGGGACAGCGGGCGGCGTCGGGCGTGTACTTCGCGCGCGTGGAATCCGGCGGCGAGGCGGCGACGGGGAAGGTCGTCCTCATCCGATAGTGCGCTGCGGGCGGCAAGCGGAGACGGCGCCGGCCGGGGGCACAAAACCCCTGCCGGCGCCGGGCGCTTTCTGCTAGGCTCCGGCGCGCGGTGAGCGGTCGTCAGGGGCGTCGCGGCGCTGAGGCGCGCGGCAGCCACGGAGCGCGGGCATGATCGGCAGGACCATCACGCACTATCGGATCCTGGAGGAGATCGGTCGCGGCGGCATGGGCGTCGTCTACGCCGCCGAGGACACGAAGCTCGGACGCAGGGTCGCGATCAAGATGCTCCCGCGGGATCTCACCGGCGACCCGGAGCGCCTCGGCCGCTTCGTCCGGGAGGCGCAGGCTACCTCGGCGATCAACCACCCGAACATCGCGACGATCTACGAGATCGACGAGGCGGACGGCGCCACGTTCATCGCGATGGAGTTCGTCGAGGGGCGGACGCTGCGCGCGCTGATCGGAAGCGCGCTGCTCGCGCCGCGCGACGTCGTGGGCATCGGGCTCCAGCTCGCCACGGGTCTTGGGAAGGCGCACGAGCTGGGGATCGTCCACCGCGACATCAAGCCCGAGAACGTCATCGTGCGGCCGGACGGGATCGTGAAGATCCTCGACTTCGGGCTCGCCAAGCTGCTCGCTGCGCCCGAGGCCGGCGACACGACCGGCGCGATGACGCTCACCGAGGCGGGCGTCGTGCTCGGCACCGCGCGGTACATGTCGCCGGAGCAGGCGCAGGGCAGGCCCGCGGACGCGCGCTCCGACGTCTTCTCAGCCGGCGCCGTGCTGTACGAGATGGCCGCAGGCAGGCCGGCGTTCCCGGGCGACGGCCGCCTCGACGTGCTGTACGCAGTCGTGACGAGGGCCCCGGATCCGATCCCGGATGAGGGCAGCTTCCCCGCGGCGTTCACGGCGGTCGTCGCCCGCGCGCTCGCGAAGGAGCCGGACGACCGGTTCCGCGACTGCGCCGCCATGGCCGCCGCGCTGCGCGAGGCCGCGACCGCCGCTGCGGTGGACGGCGCGGCCGTGGGGGCCGCCCCTTCGCTCACCGGGCGCTCGTGGGCGACGGCGACCGGCGCCGCCGCGCCTCGCGCGGAGACGGGTGGCCCGCGCCATGCGCTCGCCGTGCTTCCCCTTCGCAACGTGAGCGGGGCCGCGGACGCCGCATGGATGCAGTCCGGCCTCCAGATCATGCTCTCGAGCGAGCTCGCGCACGTCCCCGCCGTGCGCGTCGTCTCGCCCGACAGGCTCAACGCCGTGCTCGCCGATCTCCGGATCGAGCCCGGCTCCCCGCTCGACGCCGCCACGCTGAGGTCGCTCTCGGAGCACCTGAGCGCCGACACGATCGTGTGCGGAAGCTACGTCAGGCTCGGCCCCGCGACCAGGATCGACCTCGTCGTCACGCAGCCGGCGACGGGAGCGGAGTCGCACGTCAGGTTCGACGGGGAGGACGACGCGGCGCTCCTCGACGCGGTGGGGCACCTCGCGGCCGAAACGCTGCGCGTGATCGAGGTCGGCGCGGAGCGCGACCTTGTCACGACCATGGTCGGCGAGAAGGGCTCGCGCGATCCGGAGTCGGTCAAGGCGTACGTGGACGGCCTCTCGAAGCTGTATCAGGGGAACAACGCCGAGGCGGCCGCGCTGCTCCGGGATGCGACGGAGCGGGACCCCGGCTTCGCCCTGGCGTTCACGTATCTCGGCGAGGCCCTGTCGAACCTCGGGCGCGACGACGATGCGGCCGGGGCGCTGGCGACGGCCGTCGGGCTGTCGCGGACGCTTCCGCGCGCCGACCGGCTCTTCGTGGCGGCGCGCCAGGCGCTCGCGGCGGGCGAGGCGACCCGCGCCATCGAGGCGTTCGAGGAGCTCACGAGGCTCCTCCCGAACAACCTCGGGGCGTTCTACGAGCTCG comes from the Candidatus Effluviviaceae Genus I sp. genome and includes:
- a CDS encoding alkaline phosphatase is translated as MSRSVTGATAKAFILLLVLIAAGCAHAPVRPAPSPVAGPRNVVLMIGDGMGTAHVTSAKVAAGRLEMERLPVGGIVSTWSASALVTDSAASGTALATGHKTVNGTVAMSPVGVALRTVLDHAEDRGMATGLVVTCSITHATPAAFVAHVAGREDNLEIAQQIAASDVEVLFGGGWSHFLPAAEGGGRHDGLDLLSAIRERMPVALAPAEFRALGDTERAAAFFAPDHPGRARERDPDLRELTWKALEVLSRDDDGFFLMVEGSQIDWGGHENDHDWIVDEMLDFDAAVGVVMDFAERDGRTLVVVTSDHETGGYALLDGSLERRAITAPHFACDDHTASMVPLLAYGPGSHAFGGMSDNARVGELLIEYVTTGR
- a CDS encoding MATE family efflux transporter, with amino-acid sequence MNRDPACDGRFPGGAPSRNHVLSDADIGGLLWRLSIPATVGMAAMAAYNVVDTIFIGRGVGTLGIAGLAVCFPVQLIVLALGHLIGMGAASIISRALGAGDRERVARTAGNALTLILIAAACIMALGFGFLDRLLRVFGATEAILPYARAYMATVLWGTGFSCYSMAQGNIIRAEGQAMVAMTRMLIGAGVNVILDPIFIFALGMGIRGAAIATVIAQACSTVFIAAYFASGRSSLSMRLRDMRLAPAIVRETLAVGAASFGRMVAGSVVMIILNRSLGRHGGDLAIAAYGVIHRILQFSFMPLMGFAQALQPVAGFNYGAKRYLTARHAMRISSVRSTLFAAGAFAAFMLAARPMIGLFSRDDELIRMAVPALRIVAAAFPMLGVQMMGAALFQAFGRARPAVFLTLSRQVVFFIPLVLLLPLSMGLWGIFLAFPAADVLGTVVTVAMLVRESRRLERMHLSFEAAS
- a CDS encoding PTS sugar transporter subunit IIA, with translation MDLARHISPDQILVGIEVNDKWELLDRMIAAVGRSPIVASQPDQVKSRIGPLILAREREHPSGIANGLAYPHARVPGFRGFVAALAVLSREIEYETLDSTAVRLVFMAVTPLETPMVGMQTMSLFAGLMSQADAREFLLTQTDPAKVYEFLVEQAPAFELVVTARQLMRPLTVKVAPDTPIRVVSQLMCQYGTDAVPVLDVDDRIVGEVTSDILFKKGLPDFFSQLTNVAFMRHFDPFEAYFENEAKAKAGDAMSADFAALPEDATLMEVVYLFSVRKYPKIYVERDRRVVGVIDRAVVVDRILNV
- a CDS encoding ArsB/NhaD family transporter, translating into MGPAGDAARQLAARMAVPPTAGMWFPIVVFGVVYALIASEKVDKTVAACLGAALVIMLGGISYHDALTYIDLNVVFLLVGMMMIVGVLAETGFFEWMAVLVARKTRGDGAAVLVLFLVLTAVISAFLDNVTTVVLIAPVTILVCQVLELPVIPFLVLEAVFSNIGGTATLIGDPPNIMIASETGLSFNEFIAHLGPAVVVIMAASVIAVLAKYRRQLVVRESLRKRIEKADPAAAITDHRRLRRGLAVFGLVLLGFFLGRSAGIEPGIVALAGGMLTALACGSDIRRVMGKVEWNTILFLVGLFMLVGAMQERGAFVWLGRELVILTRGNLLATTLVILWGSALACSVVNAIPLTMATIPLIRSIVPLFAAQLGIAGDAAAVHVQVTYPLFWALSLGACLGGNGTLVGAAANVVIAQTGRRNGYDITFGRFARISFPLMLLSVVIAAAYLCLRYFLL
- a CDS encoding SpoIIE family protein phosphatase, which encodes MAFALVGTVNGTRVSLELRDGDQVVGRAPESDIRLEHRSVSRRHALVSVAGGRVTVTDLGSRNGTRVDGARIAAPTPARAGSRIAFADVSLTLRAPGPPESTEYCLSASAVVTSAVPVSALAGPTGERGAGRDLFRVLADAGQFLVSERPLEGIYEDVLGLVERAIACDRIVLLSLEGEARTPTVRASRLPSGRGRGDELVLSTTMVRQVLEDGVSLLTSDAQADPRFGGHDSVVRQGIRAAMAAPLFDNHEIIGLLYADTTDPSSRYGEDELRAFTVLANLIAVKITQARLTEAEEERKRFERELGTAREILGHILPETVEGVDHYEISVSYTPCAEVGGDLYDVRHLEDGRSVIMAGDVAGKGLGAAILVSSIVPVAEVLLGGERDLVSAVSALNRQVCASTDAVRYATLFVAALDRASGRLDYVNAGHNAPILVTAAGAMREIAATGMPIGMLEDAPYAAASLVLEPGSSLVVFSDGVTEAVGRDGEFYGEERLRRALGRAVAAGGEGEAPSASDLVSLVMDDLGAFTAGAPQSDDILLLVVKRTPNPV